One Xiphophorus couchianus chromosome 1, X_couchianus-1.0, whole genome shotgun sequence genomic region harbors:
- the mtg2 gene encoding mitochondrial ribosome-associated GTPase 2: MLKGTTLMLLSRVKAVTTEVIYRQHTGKKAWSLFSASCAPGSVLWRRNEGFFREVCTSATLHGKVRGSKRKNELSEKKLTRHFVDCRRVKLVAGSGGKGSCSFHSEPRKEWGGPDGGNGGDGGSIIIKANRFVKSLAQVIPVYKAEDGLSGGNKNCYGRNGNSTYISVPVGTVVKEQGMTIMDLAEHGQEYLAVFGGAGGKGNRFFLSNENRAPMMATPGTAGQERVLQLELRTMAHAGLVGFPNAGKSSLLRAISNARPAVAAYPFTTLNPHVGIVEYRDHEQVAVADIPGIIRGAHLNRGLGISFLRHIERCRFLLFVLDLSAPEPWTQLQHLCYELDQYEPGLSQRPQAIVANKMDLPEAREKLETLRSQVTQRVIPVSALTGQNTEELILHLRELYDGYLQDDRSEGVKPVKW; this comes from the exons ATGTTGAAGGGCACGACGTTGATGCTGTTGTCGAGAGTTAAAGCAGTCACCACTGAGGTCATTTACAGACAGCACACAGGTAAGAAAGCATGGAGTTTGTTCAGTGCAAGTTGTGCGCCAGGATCAGTGCTGTGGAGGCGGAATGAGGGTTTCTTCAGAGAGGTCTGCACATCCGCAACACTTCACGGGAAAGTCAGGGGAAGCAAGAGGAAGAATGAGCTGTCCGAAAAGAAGTTG ACACGTCACTTTGTGGACTGTCGTCGTGTGAAGTTGGTTGCTGGCTCAGGGGGTAAGGGTTCCTGCAGCTTCCACAGCGAGCCCCGAAAAGAATGGGGTGGGCCTGATGGAGGAAACGGTGGCGATGGAGGAAGCATCATTATAAAAG CCAACCGGTTTGTTAAATCATTGGCCCAAGTGATTCCAGTTTACAAAGCAGAGGATGGGCTGTCAGGGGGCAACAAGAACTGCTACGGTCGCAATGGCAACTCAACCTACATTTCT GTACCAGTAGGAACAGTGGTGAAGGAGCAGGGCATGACCATAATGGACCTCGCTGAGCATGGCCAGGAGTATTTGGCAGTGTTTGGAGGTGCTGGTGGGAAGGGGAAtcgtttttttctctcaaacgAGAACCGGGCGCCTATGATGGCGACCCCAGGCACGGCAGGCCAGGAGCGGGTTCTTCAGCTGGAGCTACGCACCATGGCTCATGCTGGACTG GTTGGCTTTCCAAATGCTGGTAAATCATCACTATTAAGAGCCATCTCCAATGCCAGGCCTGCTGTGGCGGCCTACCCCTTTACAACACTCAACCCACATGTAGGAATCGTTGAATATAGGGATCATGAGCAAGTTGCAG TTGCTGACATCCCAGGGATCATTCGAGGTGCCCATCTAAATCGAGGCCTGGGGATCTCCTTCTTACGTCACATTGAGCGCTGCCGCTTCCTCCTCTTCGTCTTGGACCTCTCGGCGCCAGAGCCCTGGACCCAGCTGCAGCACCTGTGTTATGAACTGGACCAGTATGAGCCCGGTCTGTCCCAGCGGCCTCAGGCTATTGTTGCCAATAAAATGGACCTACCAGAGGCCCGGGAGAAGCTAGAGACCCTGAGGAGCCAGGTAACACAGCGGGTCATCCCAGTTTCTGCTCTGACGGGACAAAATACAGAGGAACTCATTCTCCACCTCAGAGAGTTGTATGATGGCTACCTCCAAGATGATAGGAGTGAAGGAGTCAAACCAGTTAAGTGGTAG